In Myxococcus stipitatus, the following are encoded in one genomic region:
- a CDS encoding RICIN domain-containing protein, whose product MKHPLAAQTTLALMLLSSAAHAFEIRNSANDKCLDVYAYLDHNGARTASWECNGGPNQQWYWDGEEIRSAMNNKCLDIFGSNTNDGAQVTMWDCNGGDNQRWYWDGNMIRSRLNGKCLEVYGFSNVNGALINTWECMDGLNQHWYIH is encoded by the coding sequence TTGAAACACCCACTCGCAGCACAGACCACCCTCGCGCTCATGCTCCTCTCGTCGGCGGCGCATGCCTTTGAAATCAGGAACAGCGCGAACGACAAATGCCTGGATGTCTACGCCTACCTCGACCACAACGGCGCGCGAACCGCGTCCTGGGAATGCAATGGTGGTCCCAACCAGCAGTGGTACTGGGATGGCGAAGAGATTCGCAGCGCCATGAACAACAAGTGCCTGGACATCTTCGGCAGCAACACCAACGACGGCGCCCAGGTCACCATGTGGGACTGCAATGGTGGCGACAACCAGCGCTGGTACTGGGATGGCAACATGATTCGCAGCAGGCTCAACGGGAAGTGCCTCGAGGTCTATGGCTTCAGCAATGTCAACGGGGCCCTGATAAACACCTGGGAATGCATGGATGGTCTCAACCAACACTGGTACATCCACTAG
- a CDS encoding acyl carrier protein gives MNQAQILAGLTRYIAEEILEGEAEDLLPTTPLLELGILNSLETARMMGFVEKQYGITVPADAMRVENLSTLTAIANMVYACAQSSKA, from the coding sequence ATGAATCAGGCCCAAATCCTTGCAGGACTGACCCGCTACATCGCCGAGGAGATTCTCGAGGGCGAGGCGGAGGACCTCCTCCCCACCACGCCCCTGCTCGAGCTCGGCATCCTCAACTCCCTCGAGACCGCCCGGATGATGGGCTTCGTCGAAAAGCAATACGGCATCACCGTGCCCGCGGACGCCATGCGCGTCGAGAACCTCTCGACCCTGACCGCAATCGCAAACATGGTCTACGCCTGCGCGCAGTCGAGCAAGGCGTAG